One Diabrotica virgifera virgifera chromosome 3, PGI_DIABVI_V3a genomic window carries:
- the LOC126882638 gene encoding gastrula zinc finger protein XlCGF8.2DB-like, which yields MSSENMYKIPGSSEEEIHNDANSDLNSDKRFVGDDTKTVDNSFNCEISSKPYSLESNLRRHMKWHDGEEKPLVRETVHLPFQKISCETCSKQFSTDSELKFHTRIHTEEKPFTCDVCSKGFCNNSSLKAHMRRHTKELFPCDMCPKQFLTNYYLKIHMRRHTGDRPFHCELCPKRFTRKCALTSHIKCHTRDVLFTCEVCNKQFVTKAELTRHTRTHTGEKPFSCEVCCQRFVTKRSLTNHMIIHTEGLSFSCEICNKPLSNNRSLANHMNSYGRKHIQIEVCFKGFAQSSMLEEHMADHTSN from the coding sequence GTTCCTCTGAAGAAGAAATACACAATGATGCTAACAGTGATTTGAACTCGGACAAACGCTTCGTGGGAGATGACACAAAAACTGTTGATAATTCATTCAATTGTGAAATTTCCTCCAAACCTTATTCATTAGAAAGCAATTTAAGAAGGCATATGAAGTGGCATGATGGTGAAGAAAAACCTTTGGTGCGTGAAACAGTGCATTTGCCATTCCAAAAAATCTCATGCGAAACTTGTTCAAAACAATTTTCTACAGATTCTGAGTTGAAATTTCATACGAGAATACATACCGAAGAAAAACCCTTCACATGTGACGTTTGCTCTAAAGGATTTTGCAACAATTCTTCGTTAAAAGCACATATGAGGAGGCATACGAAAGAACTTTTCCCATGTGATATGTGCcctaaacaatttttaacaaattaCTACTTAAAAATACATATGAGAAGGCATACAGGAGATAGGCCATTCCACTGTGAACTTTGCCCCAAACGGTTTACAAGGAAATGTGCCTTAACGTCACACATTAAATGTCACACTAGAGACGTTCTTTTCACATGCGAAGTTTGCAACAAACAGTTTGTTACCAAGGCAGAATTAACTAGACATACGAGAACTCATACGGGGGAAAAACCATTTTCGTGTGAAGTTTGTTGCCAACGGTTTGTTACCAAAAGGTCATTAACTAATCATATGATAATTCACACGGAGGGACTGTCATTCTCCTGTGAAATTTGCAACAAACCGCTTTCTAACAATAGATCATTAGCTAATCATATGAACTCATATGGAAGAAAACACATTCAAATTGAAGTTTGTTTCAAAGGTTTCGCACAAAGTTCTATGTTAGAAGAACATATGGCTGATCACAcatcaaactaa